One Cryptococcus decagattii chromosome 9, complete sequence DNA window includes the following coding sequences:
- a CDS encoding transcription initiation factor IIA subunit 2, which produces MSAGQTYYEFYRGSSIGTALTDALDELITQGDIPPQLAMRVLQQFDKSLTECLQKGVKNKTTIKGHLSTYRLCDDVWTFVVKDPQFKMEGVGAGSEMVTGSKIKIVACKSGDAADGKKAGARE; this is translated from the exons ATGTCAGCTGGTCAGACATACTACGAATTTTACCGAGGATCCAG TATTGGGACAGCTCTTACGGATGCGCTTGATGAATTGATCACGCAAGGCGATATTCCCCCCCAACTGGCTATGCGGGTACTTCAGCAA TTTGACAAATCCCTGACTGAATGTCTTCAAAAAGGCGTGAAGAACAAGACCACGATCAAAGGCCATCTTTCAACTTATAGATTATGTGATGATGTGTGGACATTCGTTGTAAAGGATCCCCAATTCAAGATGGAAGGTGTTGGCGCCGG GTCTGAAATGGTCACCGGATCCAAGATCAAGATAGTAGCGTGCAAGAGCGGAGATGCTGCAGATGGCAAGAAAGCCGGTGCAAGAGAATAA
- a CDS encoding aspartate-tRNA(Asn) ligase codes for MSSTDTTTNPIIKLGRVLKASNSKSEDRPGLPRSSTHEKEARHAAEKQREQARQEAKKEMIEREKHEIQRRRQIADEKAQLEEDPESRASYGDLNELEEITPFEEVIDMPAGTKVNIRGRIHQQRDLSSHLNFILLRQRGFVIQGVLSEHASEYMIKWVQHLPGEAIVQVSGTLREPPKPITAAVDTPLELDIERLYLVETSHDIPFNLAHGDRPPQSTRLRNRTLDLRHPTTQAIFKIRAKVLKVFRDTLDDLGFLEINTPKLQPSATESGAEVFRVNYFGRKAFLAQSPQLMKQMAISADFRRVYEIGPVFRAENSNTHRHLTEYTGLDIEMTIQQEYYEVFRVLDIVLRNIFKAIKDMKLELDRVREFFPSDDFQLPEETPIIPFHEAVQMLRDDGRDVEEEDFSTPDEIRLGELIKKKLGTDYYVIDKFPVSARPFYTANDGKITNSFDMFIRGQEICTGGQRINDPKKLRESMEESGINENEMAEYLQAFDWGMPPHGGAGLGVERIVTFFLNLPDVRLSTLWHRDPQSLPTKPPGLPHGDADTLKKIDPNDPPPIENLIANYGDATNTSWLDDRFDIWRDRETGAAIGYSTKNNKFCMITGDPLCDDGQKKQVTTRFLDFVRGEVKMKPVWLLVSEMMMEILVYEFGWRALSCTQEQRSDSDKADPSIVQISTQKKRVFKVREVEPTEEIQKKCDARIKEWSAGRDHKGKQIHLTEVAPWKDTEHRRYFIAQSDHNSNEKGENNESGSKKGEQTIDTLVVLARLAPSKGYQLKWALDFPGSPHDAIESTVQAALSAVPGEPVTFGTAVSESLVTKHGIGGLRATFMERTYRSIVKSLSLDKKAGFREKFGVSGDLTYICYPKGGVKLYELKDIVKFFE; via the exons ATGTCTTCTACAGACACAACAACAAACCCTATCATTAAACTTGGTCGAGTTCTCAAAGCTTCAAATTCCAAAAGTGAGGACAGACCTGGGCTTCCTCGTTCTTCGACCCATGAAAAGGAGGCAAGACATGCCGCAGAGAAGCAACGTGAACAGGCACGGCAGGAAgctaagaaggaaatgataGAGCGTGAAAAGCATGAGATACAGCGTCGGCGCCAGATTGCCGATGAGAAGGCTCAActagaagaagatcctGAGAGTCGGGCAAGCTATGGTGACCTCAATGAGTTGGAGGAGATCACACCGTTTGAAGAAGTGATCGACATGCCTGCTGGCACAAAAGTTAACATCCGAGGTCGTATCCACCAGCAACGGGacctctcttcccaccTCAACtttattcttcttcgtcaacGAGGATTTGTCATTCAAGGTGTCCTTTCTGAGCACGCTTCGGAGTACATGATCAAGTGGGTTCAACACCTCCCCGGTGAGGCCATTGTTCAAGTGTCCGGTACCCTTCGCGAACCCCCCAAACCCATCACAGCTGCCGTCGACACTCCTTTAGAACTCGACATTGAACGTCTATACCTCGTGGAGACTTCTCACGATATCCCATTCAATCTCGCGCACGGTGACCGACCTCCTCAGAGTACTCGTCTTCGTAATCGTACTCTTGACTTGCGACATCCGACCACCCAAGCGATCTTCAAAATTCGTGCAAAGGTGTTGAAGGTCTTCAGGGATACTCTTGATGATTTGGGCTTTTTGGAAATCAACACGCCTAAGCTACAACCTTCGGCGACAGAGAGTGGTGCAGAGGTGTTTCGGGTGAACTATTTTGGGCGAAAAGCCTTCCTGGCTCAGAGTCCTCAGCTGATGAAACAGATGGCAATTTCGGCTGACTTTCGTCGTGTTTACGAG ATAGGACCTGTTTTCCGTGCAGAGAATAGCAACACTCACCGACACCTTACCGAGTACACCGGTTTGGATATTGAGATGACTATCCAACAAGAGTACTATGAAGTCTTCCGAGTCCTCGATATTGTTCTTCGTAACATCTTCAAGGCAATCAAAGACATGaagcttgagcttgatcGGGTCCGAGAGTTCTTCCCCAGCGATGACTTCCAACTTCCGGAAGAGACACCTATCATTCCCTTCCATGAGGCCGTGCAAATGTTGCGTGACGACGGTCGagatgttgaagaagaagatttcTCTACGCCTGACGAGATTCGTCTTGGTGAACTaatcaagaagaagctcgGTACCGATTACTATGTTATTGACAAATTCCCTGTGTCTGCCCGACCATTCTACACTGCCAACGACGGGAAGATCACCAACTCCTTTGACATGTTCATCCGAGGCCAGGAAATCTGCACCGGCGGCCAGCGTATTAATGACCCGAAGAAGCTTCGTGAGAGCATGGAGGAGTCGGGTATCAATGAAAACGAGATGGCAGAGTACCTCCAGGCGTTCGACTGGGGTATGCCCCCACATGGCGGTGCTGGCCTTGGTGTTGAGCGTATCGttaccttcttcctcaacttGCCGGACGTGCGATTGTCTACCCTGTGGCACCGCGATCCCCAATCTTTGCCCACCAAACCCCCTGGTCTTCCACATGGCGATGCAGACACTCTTAAAAAGATTGATCCTAACGACCCTCCTCCTATCGAGAATCTCATTGCCAATTATGGTGATGCCACCAACACTTCATGGCTTGACGACCGGTTCGACATTTGGCGAGACCGTGAGACTGGTGCCGCAATCGGCTACTCTACTAAGAACAACAAGTTCTGCATGATCACTGGTGACCCCTTATGCGATGATGGCCAGAAGAAGCAGGTGACAACGAGGTTCCTCGATTTTGTTAGGGGCGAGGTCAAGATGAAACCTGTGTGGTTATTGGTCTctgagatgatgatggagatTTTGGTATATGAGTTTGGGTGGCGAGCATTGAGCTGTACTCAGGAGCAGCGAAGTGATTCCGACAAGGCAGACCCTAGCATCGTCCAAATCTCCAcgcagaagaagagagtgtTCAAGGTCAGAGAGGTAGAGCCCACAGAGGAAATTCAGAAGAAGTGTGATGCGAGGATCAAAGAGTGGAGCGCAGGGAGAGATCACAAGGGCAAGCAGATCCATCTTACAGAGGTCGCCCCTTGGAAAGATACCGAGCACAGACGGTACTTTATCGCCCAATCTGACCACAACTCAAATGAAAAGGGCGAGAATAACGAGTCCGGGAGCAAGAAGGGTGAGCAAACCATCGACACCCTCGTCGTTCTTGCTCGTCTTGCGCCTTCAAAGGGATACCAGCTTAAGTGGGCTCTCGATTTCCCCGGTTCTCCACACGACGCTATCGAGTCCACCGTCCAAGCTGCTTTGTCTGCCGTCCCAGGTGAACCTGTTACTTTTGGTACTGCAGTATCGGAGAGTTTAGTGACCAAGCACGGTATTGGAGGTCTCCGAGCAACCTTCATGGAGAGGACTTATAGAAGTATTGTTAAGAGTTTGTCGTTGGACAAGAAGGCAGGATTTAGGGAGAAGTTTGGTGTGAGCGGCGATCTCACCTATATCTGTTACCCAAAAGGAGGTGTGAAGTTGTACGAGTTGAAAGACATCGTCAAATTTTTCGAGTAG
- a CDS encoding plasma-membrane proton-efflux P-type ATPase, whose protein sequence is MGLMHRKNHKKDPEAGDADTEAKRQEEDKKKKYSGDEYDVLLKYVADQQEKIKKGGDDDGKEEEENVKYIRKWYTPWKKTKIQTGGKKVPPDWLETDRQKGLSSSDVDERRKHSGWNELESPNENQFLKFISYFRGPILYVMELAVILAAGLRDWIDFGVIIGILFLNAGVGWYQEKQAGDIVAQLKAGIALKTNVVRDGQELEIEARELVPGDIIILEEGKTIAGDAKIIGDYEDKDGSKSKDILDRVEKSKHSKGGDDDDDDDDDGPDKGPSLCSVDQSAITGESLAVDKYIGDIAYYTCGVKRGKCFGVVTVSAKGSFVGRTASLVSSSNEKGHFQIVLGGIGTTLLVMVIAFIFAVWIGGFFRGTGIATPRENNLLVYALVFLIIGVPVGLPVVTTTTLAVGAAYLAKRKAIVQKLTAIESLAGVDILCSDKTGTLTANKLSLNEPYIAPDVDPNWFMAVAVLASSHNVLGLDPIDKVTIVGLKDYPKAQEMLKGGWKTHKFTPFDPVSKRITAEVEKEGKHYTCAKGAPNAILKLSKFDPDTVTAYRAQSQQFASRGFRSLGVAVKEEGKDWELLGMLCMFDPPRPDTAKTIGEAHDLGIQVKMLTGDAVAIAKETCKQLGLKTNVYDSEKLIGGGMAGSDIRDFVEAADGFAEVFPEHKYQVVNLLQERGHLTAMTGDGVNDAPSLKKADCGIAVEGASDAARTAADVVFLDEGLSTIITAIKVARQIFHRMKAYIIYRIALCVHLEVYLMLSILILNETIRVDLVVFLAIFADVATIAIAYDRAPYAHQPVEWQLPKVWIISTIMGLLLAAGTWIIRATLWIDNGGVVQNFGSTQEILFLEVALTESWVIFITRLAQEPGTPNVFPSFQLVAAVIGVDALATIFALFGWISGAAPHGGWTDVVTVVKIWCFSFGVVIIILLVYLMLNSIRWLDSIGRKSRSKKNEKLENFLTDLQRLTIVHETDHNGSYYRFASAKKEEGDGKRDDKKGEAKSVDTKKQESSAKKGENEKKNGHDEKKNGDNEKNKDDKGGEKGATGGDKGLSDHTGKGHEHAQAQDKGPKEIQPDGTQPKPDDQSSEGTHVDPN, encoded by the exons ATGGGATTGATGCACCGCAAGAACCACAAGAAGGACCCGGAGGCTGGCGATGCCGACACAGAGGCTAAGCGTCAAGAGGAGGAcaaaaagaaga AGTACTCCGGTGATGAGTATGATGTGCTCTTGAAATACGTCGCGGACCAACAAGAAAAAATTAAGAAAGgtggggatgatgatgggaaggaagaggaagagaacgTCAAGTATATCAGGAAGTGGTACACCCCCTGGAAGAAAACGAAGATACAGACTGGCGGCAAGAAG GTACCGCCAGATTGGCTAGAGACAGATCGACAGAAGGgtctttcatcttccgaTGTTGATGAACGTAGGAAGCACTCGGGCTGGAACGAGCTTGAATC CCCTAACGAAAATCAATTCCTCAAATTCATCTCATACTTCCGAGGGCCGATCCTTTATGTTATGGAACTCGCTGTTATTTTAGCTGCAGGTCTTCGAGATTGGATTGATTTCGGAGTCATCATAG GTATTTT GTTCCTCAATGCTGGTGTTGGCTGGTACCAGGAGAA ACAAGCCGGAGACATCGTAGCTCAGCTGAAGGCTGGCATTGCGCTTAAAACGAATGTTGTTCGAGACGGTCAAGAGCTAGAAATTGAGGCGCGAGAGCTTGTTCCCGGTGACATTATAATTCTCGAGGAAGGCAAGACAATCGCCGGCGATGCGAAG ATTATTGGTGACTATGAAGACAAAGATGGTTCCAAG TCGAAGGACATCCTTGATCGCGTAGAGAAGTCGAAGCATTCTAAGGGCGGcgatgacgacgatgatgatgacgacgatgGACCGGACAAAGGACCATCGCTATGTTCCGTTGACCAGTCTGCTATCACTGGAGAATCTCTTGCTGTGGACAAGTACATCGGTGATATCGCCTACTACACGTGTGGTGTAAAGCGTGGCAAATGCTTTGGTGTTGTCACTGTTAGTGCCAAGGGAAGTTTCGTTGGTAGGACTGCCTCACTTGTGTCCA GTTCCAATGAGAAAGGCCATTTTCAGATTGTTCTCGGTGGCATTGGAACCAC GCTCTTGGTTATGGTCATTgccttcatcttcgctgTCTGGATTGGCGGCTTCTTCCGAGGAACTGGTATCGCTACACCTCGAGAAAACAATCTTCTCGTTTATGCCCTAGTCTTCCTTATCATTGGTGTGCCTGTTGGTCTTCCTGTTGTTACGACTACTACTCTCGCCGTTGGTGCTGCCTACCTCGCCAAACGCAAGGCTATCGTTCAGAAGCTTACCGCTATTGAGTCTCTGGCTGGTGTCGACATACTTTGCTCTGATAAAACTGGTACTCTTACTGCCAACAAGCTTTCCTTGAATGAACCATACATTGCGCCCGATGTCGACCCCAACTGGTTCATGGCTGTTGCTGttcttgcttcttctcacaACGTCCTTGGTCTTGACCCTATTGACAAGGTCACCATCGTCGGGTTGAAGGATTACCCCAAGGCTCAAGAGATGCTCAAAGGCGGATGGAAGACTCACAAGTTCACCCCGTTCGACCCTGTCTCCAAGCGAATCACCGCTGAGGTTGAGAAAGAGGGCAAGCACTACACTTGTGCCAAGGGTGCCCCCAATGCCATCTTGAAACTCTCCAAGTTCGACCCTGACACCGTCACCGCCTACCGAGCCCAATCTCAACAATTTGCTTCTCGTGGCTTCCGAAGTTTGGGTGTCGCagtcaaggaagagggtaAAGACTGGGAATTGCTCGGTATGCTCTGTATGTTCGACCCTCCTCGTCCTGACACTGCCAAG ACTATCGGGGAAGCTCATGACCTCGGTATCCAAGTCAAGATGCTCACTGGTGACGCCGTCGCCATCGCCAAGGAAACTTGTAAACAGCTCGGCCTCAAAACCAACGTTTACGACTCCGAGAAACTCATTGGTGGTGGTATGGCTGGTTCCGACATCCGAGACTTTGTTGAAGCGGCCGACGGTTTCGCTGAAGTCTTCCCCGAACATAAGTACCAAGTCGTGAACCTCTTGCAAGAACGTGGCCACTTAACCGCTATGACTGGTGATGGTGTCAATGATGCACCCAGTTTGAAAAAGGCCGACTGTGGTATAGCTGTCGAGGGTGCCAGTGATGCTGCTAGAACTGCTGCCGATGTTGTCTTCCTCGATGAAGGCCTTTCTACTATCATCACTGCCATTAAGGTTGCTCGGCAGATTTTCCACCGAATGAAGGCGTATATCATCTATCG TATTGCTCTTTGTGTCCACCTTGAAGTATATTTGATGCTTTCCATCCTTATTCTTAACGAGACCATCCGTGTCGACCTCGTTGTCTTCCTTGCTATCTTTGCCGATGTCGCTACCATCGCCATTGCATACGACCGCGCTCCTTACGCTCATCAGCCTGTTGAATGGCAACTACCAAAGGTCTGGATTATCTCTACCATTATGGGTCTTCTTCTCGCGGCTGGTACTTGGATCATTCGAGCTACTCTTTGGATTGACAATGGTGGTGTCGTCCAGAATTTTGGCTCCACACAGGAAATTCTCTTCTTGGAAGTTGCGTTGACCGAAAGCTGGGTTATTT TCATCACTCGGTTGGCTCAAGAGCCTGGTACCCCAAATgtcttcccttctttccagcTTGTGGCTGCAGTCATTGGTGTCGATGCCTTGGCTACCATCTTTGCCCTTTTCGGTTGGATTTCTGGTGCTGCTCCTCATGGTGGTTGGACCGATGTTGTCACTGTTGTCAAGATCTGGTGCTTCAGTTTCGGCGtggtcatcatcatcctccttgtTT ACCTCATGCTCAACTCGATCCGCTGGCTCGACAGCATCGGCCGTAAGAGCCGATCCAAGAAGAACGAGAAGCTTGAAAACTTCCTTACCGATCTTCAACGTCTCACTATCGTGCATGAGACCGACCACAACGGTTCTTACTACCGATTCGCCTCCGCtaagaaggaggagggcgaTGGAAAACGTGATGACAAGAAGGGTGAAGCCAAGTCTGTTGACACTAAGAAGCAGGAAAGTAGtgcgaagaagggagaaaatgagaagaagaatggacacgatgagaagaagaatggagacAATGAGAAGAACAAAGACGACAAGGGAGGAGAAAAGGGTGCCACCGGCGGAGACAAGGGGTTAAGTGATCACACTGGTAAGGGCCATGAGCATGCCCAAGCTCAGGATAAGGGGCCGAAGGAGATTCAACCAGACGGCACTCAGCCGAAACCGGATGATCAGAGCAGTGAGGGGACGCATGTTGACCCCAACTAG